DNA from Ignisphaera sp.:
CACCCAGTATAAGCACCAAATTCGTATGGATCTGCATGCTGCGCAAAGACTGGTATTGAAACCTCTGAAGCAATTCTTCTAAGCTCTGTGGCTGGTGGAATAACTATAACCTCTACACCATATTCCTTTGCAGCTTTCTCTGCAGCTTTAGCAATCTCCAATGCCTTTTGGCCAAAAGCTGTATTGTATGCCTTAAAATTAATTGCTAGTACAGGTGTTCTCAAAGCGTTTCCACCATTTGATTGCGAACCCAAAGCGATTGGGGTAGATTAAAAAAGTAATTCATTATTATGTTTTTATTCGTGGAGCAGCTCGGTCTTGACCTTTGGTCCTTTGACTTCGTATAGTTTCGACTCTACAAATCTGTTCTGGAGCTTCTGCAGAACAGCAGGTAGTGTTGTGTACTCCATTTCTTCTGGCCCTAGCCTGTGTGGCATGAATGGTCCGTGTCTTCTCATATAATCTGCTATTACTTGTGCCGTTCTCCTCGCCTCATCGAATGCAGGATCGTCGAATAGATCGGCTGGGCCTATCAGACGACCGTTCTTAACCTGGAATCCTAGTGCAACTACTCTTGGTGGTCCATCGAATCTTGTGCACCTAGCATTTCTTTGGGATACTGGCATTAGCGGCCCGAAGTGACTTCCTCTCATCCACCCAGCTACTAGGTGTGGGAATGCGAAAGGCTCTAGAACCTCGCCAACTGCTGGGAAGCCTGACTGGGCTCTTACAATCGCAACTGGATCATCTTTTCCTACATATTGTCCGGCAATCAGGTTTAGTCTCTCAACAGCTACAACAGCTGCAATCTCATTATCTGATTTTCTATAGACTCTTCTAACAACAAATCTCCCTGGGGTGCCTATCAATGCTAGTAAATCATACATTTCTTCAGGAGAATTCATTATAACGTATTTCCCAGCCATAACATCGTATACTTCAAATTTGAAGCCATCATGAAGTTTCGGATCTATTACAAGACCTGCTGTTGTAAATGGATCTGCAAATATTCTGAATAGTGGTAGGTTGAATGCACCTGGCTCTGTCTTGTCAGC
Protein-coding regions in this window:
- the fbp gene encoding fructose-1,6-bisphosphate aldolase/phosphatase; this encodes MSEKQKTTISVIKADIGSLAGHHVVHPDTMAAAAKVLAEAKSKGILIDYYVTHVGDDLELIMSHRKGVDASEIHETAWNAFKEAAKVAKELGLYAAGQDLLTDAFSGNVRGLGPAAAEMEFVERPAEPIVIFMADKTEPGAFNLPLFRIFADPFTTAGLVIDPKLHDGFKFEVYDVMAGKYVIMNSPEEMYDLLALIGTPGRFVVRRVYRKSDNEIAAVVAVERLNLIAGQYVGKDDPVAIVRAQSGFPAVGEVLEPFAFPHLVAGWMRGSHFGPLMPVSQRNARCTRFDGPPRVVALGFQVKNGRLIGPADLFDDPAFDEARRTAQVIADYMRRHGPFMPHRLGPEEMEYTTLPAVLQKLQNRFVESKLYEVKGPKVKTELLHE